The genomic window aGCTGGTCACTGACTGCCCGATGGCAAACCTggcaggggacaaggggacaagGACGTGGCTTTGGGCGCCCTAAACCCAAAGCACCGAGCCCGGAGCCCTGCAATGGCCAGAGGTACAAACAGCACTCACTCCTCAAGTGCCACCTGCCAGTAAAGCTTCTGTGTCACCGGCGCCCACGCGATGTCCCCCTGGAAGAGCCGAGGGTCGATGCCCCCGAGGATGAGCTCTCCCCCGTACTCGTAGGTGGGCTGGCTGCGGAAAAACAGagtcacagcagcagagaaaccCTGTGCTCAACGTGGGCTGCAGAGGGATCAATCCCCAAGGAAACCTCATGGGGACAGGAAGGGGACACCAGGACATCCAGGCAGGGGACACCACGACATTTGGACACCAGGAGATGCagacaggggacaccaggacatTTGGACACCAGGACATGCAGACAGGGGACACCAGAACATGGagacaggggacaccaggacatTTGGACACCAGGACATGCAGACAGGGGACACCAGAAGATGCagacaggggacaccaggacatTTGGACACCAGGACATGCagcaggggacaccaggacatgcagacaggggacaccaggacatTTGGACACCAGGACGTGCagacaggggacaccaggacatTTGGACACCAGAACATGaagacaggggacaccaggacatgCAAGCGGTGGACACCAGGACATTTGGACACCAGGACATTTGGACACCAGGACATGCagacaggggacaccaggacatgcagcaggggacaccaggacatgcagacaggggacaccaggacatTTGGACACCAGCTCATGCAGACAGGGGACACCACGACATTTGGACACCACGATGTGCagacaggggacaccaggacatTTGGACACCAGGACATGCagacaggggacaccaggagatgcagcaggggacaccaggacatgcagcaggggacaccaggacatTTGGACACCAGGACGTGCagcaggggacaccaggacatTTGGACACCAGGACGTGCagcaggggacaccaggacatgcagcaggggacaccaggacatTTGGACACCAGGACATTTGGACACCAGGACATGCagacaggggacaccaggagatgcagacaggggacaccaggacatTTGGACACCAGGACATGCAgcaggggacaccaggagatgcagacaggggacaccaggagatgcagacaggggacaccaggacGCGCAGAGCGCCCTGGAAGGTTTTACCGTGAGAAGTAAAAGCTGAAGACGGGCtcagccagctgctcctgctccagcatccCCCCCAGCGCCGTGGCCGTGCCCCCCACGGCCAGCGAGGGGAAGGCCATGCCCAGGATGCCATCGAAGTCCGCGAAGTAGAACGGCTGGGTGGGCTCCTCCTGGCTGAGCCCAAACTCCTGCTGTGTGACAGTGATGCTCTGGATCTGCAGGGACGGCATCCAGCTCAGCCAGGCAAGCCTGAGGGCAccaggcagaggggaaaattgggaaaaaaacccaggattTGGGTCAAAACCCAGCCAAAGGCTGCCAGGGATTGTCCAAGTGCAGCACAGGGAACGGGATTGGCCCCAAGGTTCCTCCTGGGCTCATTCCATGGGGACAGGACATGGGATCGGCCCCAAGACAGGACACGGGATCGGCCccaaagctcctcctgggctcattccatggggacagggcacaggatCGGCCCCAAGGCTCCTCCTGGGCTCATTCCATGGGGACAGGACATGGGATCAGCCCCAAGGCTCCTCCATGGGGACAGGACACGGGATCGGCCCCAAGGCTCCTCCTAGGCTCATTCCATGGGGACAGGACATGGGATCGGCCccaaagctcctcctgggctcattccatggggacaggacatggcagcaggaggcaggggTGGCACGGGGGACACTCACCCTCAGCGTGTCCCAGCCCAGCGCGATGGTGACGGAGCCGCTGCCGTAGGACACGGTGCAGGACCGGCCACCGGGGCTGAAGGTGCTCGAGGCACTGGGCTTGAACTTGGCGTGGTTGACTGGgacagggagaagggggaaaagcTCTGGGCACGGGATTTCACTGCTGGGATAATTCCCAGGGATCAGATCCTGTTCTGCAGTGGGATTTCATTCCTGGGATAATTCCCCGGGACAAGgttctgctctgcagtgggaTTTCATTGTTGGATACTCCCTTGGGATAATTCCCAGGGATCaggtcctgctctgcagtgggATTTCACTGCTGGGATAATTTCCCGGGATCAGGTCCTCCTCTGCAGTGGGATTTCACTGCTGGGCATAATTCCCAGGGATCAGATCCTGTTCTGCAGTGGGATTTCACTGCTGGGATAATTCCCAGGGATCAGATCCTGCTCTGCAGTGGGATTTCATTCCTGGGATAATTCCCAGGGATCaggtcctgctctgcagtgggATTTCACTCCTGGATGCTCCCTTGGGGCAATTCCCAactcctggggatggggacaggctgctcctctGTCCTGTTCTCTTTTGGGCTGTGGGGTTTCCATCCCAGCTTTGTCCAGATCCCTCCCCGGGCGATCCCTTtggattttagcttttatatttttcccatcATTGCAATCCCGGCGTGACAGGGGAAGGAGGTGGAAGAACAGGGACAAGGACGAGGCTTTGGGCACCCTCTGGCACCTAAACCCATCTTGGGGTGCTCTGAAACGCCGGGAGCCTGGAGCCCCGCAGTGCTGGGATAGTCGGCACTAATTAGCGAGTACTAATTACTCCCCGGAGCAGGAGTagctctgctcacagcagccCGGGGTACTCACAGCAAGCAGGACTCTTGCAGTCCGTGGAGGGCACCCACAGGTTGGAGGAGCCGGTGTCAAAGAGCACCAGAAACTTTTGGGGGGGCTCCCCGATGCTGATCTCCCCAAAGTAGGAGGACTggaaaaaacagggaatttCCACTGGCCACGGGCTCAGGGACAGACCAGGGACCCCCCCTGACATCccccagccaggcaggagcaggctgaGCTCTCATCCTGCTTCTAGTACCccaaaaattgaaatattcaATAATTCTTGGGGGTTTGTTTCACACAGAAAAGCCCCTTTTGGCTCTTTGGGGTGGGGGTCAGCTTCTTCAGAGCTCAAAGCAGAAGTTAAAGAGTGGGGAAAAGCGATTTAAGAGTGGGGggaaacaatttaaaaatggggggaaaagcaATTTAAGGATGTGTAAAAAAGCAATGTAAGAGTGGGGGGGAAATTTAAAGGTGGGGACAAAATCAATTTAAGAGTGGGGGGAAATTtaaaggtggggaaaaaagcaatttaaGGGTCGGGGGAAAACAATTTAAGGATGGGGGAAACAATTTAAGGATGGGGGAAAGTGATTTAAGGATGGGGGAAACAATTTAAGGATGGGGGGAAAAGCAATTTaaggatggggggaaaaaatttaaggatgggggggaaaagagatttaaggatggggaaaaaagcaatttaaGGGTGGGGGGAAAAAGTGATTTAagggtggggaaaaaagcaatttaaGGATGGGGGAAACAATTTAAGGATGGGGGAAAAAGCGATTTaaggatggggaaaaaagcaatttaagggtggggaaaaaaagcaatttaagggtggggaaaaaagcaatttaaggatggggaaaaaagcaatttaaGGATGGGGAAAAAGGCAATTTAagggtggggaaaaaagcaatttaaggatggggaaaaaagcaatttaaGGGTGGGAGGAAAGCAGTTTCTCACTCCTGGAGGCTCAGGGTTGCTGTGGCagtgggagggaggaagggcaggcaggaggggagcGTGGGGCACTCACGTCCAGGTGGTTGGTTATGGGCTGCCTGACCACggagccctgcctgggctggtaTTTCTTCACGGGATCGTATTTGATGTGCCTCAGGAAATCGTCCAGCACCCCGGCTGCCCTCATCTTGTCCCGGATGGACAGGCCTTTCTTCAGGCTGATCCTGCACAGACAGGGACAAAACGCaacagggcacagcaggaaaCGAGGAGATTTCAGCATTTCCAAAGGCTGAGTTCTCTGGGCTCCTTTGAGTCGTGACAGGAGCTCTCCATGTCCCTGAGAACTGCTCTCCATGTCCCCAAGAACCGCTCTCCATGTCCCCACGAACTGCTCTCCATGTCCCCGAGAACCGCTCTCCATGTCCCCGAGAACCGCTCTCCATGTCCCCACGAACTGCTCTCCATGTCCCCAAGAACCGCTCTCCATGTCCCCACGAACTGCTCTCCATGTCCCCAAGAACTGCTCTCCATGTCCCCACAAACTGCTCTCCATGTCCCCAAGAACTGCTCTCCATGTCCCCAAGAACTGCTCTCCATGTCCCCAAGAACCGCTCTCCATGTCCCCAAGAACTGCTCTCCtcatcccaggagctgctccccaggtTCCAGGAGCTCTCCatgtcccaggagctgctctccacATCCTGTGGAGCATCCCGTGCTTTCCATGCCCTAGGAGCTCTCCacatcccaggagctgctctccacTCCCAGGATCTCTCCATGCCCCAGGACCTCTCCATGCCCaggatgtctccattccccagGCCCTCTCCATGCCCAGGATCTGCTCTCCATTCCCCAGGATCTCTCCATTCCCCAGGACCTCTCCATGCCCAGGCCCTCTCCATGCCCAGGATCTCTCCATGCCCAGGACCTCTCCATGCCCAGGATCTCTCCATTCCCCAGGCCCTCTCCATGCCCAGGATCTGCTCTCCATGCCCAGGATCTCTCCATTCCCCAGGATCTCTCCATGCCCAGGTCCTCTTCAATCCCAGGGTCTGCTCTCCATTCCCCAGGATCTCTCCATGTTCCAGGACCTCTCCATGCCCAGGACCTCTCCATTCCCCAGGACCTCTCCATTCCCCAGGCCCTCTCCATGCCCAGGACCTCTCCATGCCCCAGGCCCTCTCCATGCCCAGGATCTCTCCATGCCCAGGGTCTGCTCTCCATGTCCCAGGACCTCTCCATGCCCAGGACCTCTCCATGCCCAGGGTCTGCTCTCTATGTCCCAGGACCTCTCCATGCCCAGGCCCTCTCCATGCCCAGGACCTCTCCATGTCCCAGGCCCTCTCCATGCCCAGGATCTCTCCATGCCCAGGATCTCTCCATGTCCCAGGATCTCTCCATGCCCAGGATCTCTCCATGCCCAGGCCCTCTCCATGCCCCTGGATCTCTCCATGCCCAGGCCCTCTCCATGTCCAGGATCTGCTCTCCAtgccccaggggctgctctccATGTCCAGGAGCTCTCCACATCCCAGGATCAGCTCTCCATTCCCCAGGATCTCTCCATGCCCAGGATCTCTCCATTCCCCAGGATCTCTCCATGCCCAGAACCTCTCcatgcccaggagctgctctccatGCCTAGGATCTGCTCTCCATGCCCCAGGACTTCTCCATGCCCCAGGCCCTCTCCATGCCCAGGACCTCTCCATGTCCCAGAACCTCTCCATGCCCAGGATCTCTCCATGCCCAGGGTCTGCTCTCCATGCCCAGGCCCTCTCcatgcccaggagctgccccgggCTGTGACACCCGTGCAATCTCCTCTCTCCATCCTCCACGCTCTCACCCACCTGACCGCGCCCTCCGCCACCTGCAGACACGCCAGGACCACCAGGAGCCACTTCATGGTGCCGAGCAGCCTCGTCAGGACCTCGGGAGGCGACAGGGAGGCCTTTTATCCCGGGAGGCAGTGCCCGCTCTGATGTGCCGCTCTCCGCTTGGCACCTCCCGACCCGGCCTCAAGGGCCGCTTTGTGCTCCGGACCCCGCGGGACCGGCGGCCTCGGGGGCGAGATCAAAGCGCCCCGGTGAGATAAGGGCAGCGCTTATCAGGGACCAGCGGCCACACGTCACCGCGCCCGGCCGGGGCTGCGCTCGCCAAAAGCTGAGCCAACCTTGCCCCAAGACAAAGGGACCTGCGGCTCTCGGCCTGGCAGGGAAAGGCTTTGGCTGCTCTCCTTCCGCCGCCGGACAGAGCGGGGATGGAGGCGGAGAGGACGCGCGGCAAGCAGATGGAGCCCATCAGGTTCCTCCTGGCGTTTCCTCCAGGATGGTCTCCAGGTTCCTTCTCTCATTTCCTCCAAGGTGGTCTCAAGGTTCCTCCTCTCAGTTTTTCCAGGATGATCTCCAGGTTCCTTCTTTCATTCCCTTCAGGATGGTCCCCAGGTTCCTCCTCTCATTTCCTTCAAGTTGATCCTCAGGTTCCTTCTCTCATTCCCTCCAGGATGGTCCCCAGGTTCCTCCTCATTTCCTCCAAGGTGGTCTCCAAGTTCCTTCTCTTGCTTTTTCCAGGATGATCTCCAGGTTCTTTCTCATTTCCTCCAGGATGGTCCCCAGGTTCCTCCTCATTTCCTTCAAGATGGTCCCCAGTTCCTTCTTTCATTCCCTTCAGGATGGTCCCCAGGTTCCTTCTCTCATTTCCTTCAAGGTGATCCTCAGGTTCCTTCTCTTGCTTTTTCCAGGATGATCTCCAGGTTCTTTCTCTTATTTCCTCCAAGATGGTCCCCAGTTCCTTCTCTCATTTCCTCCAAGGTGGTCCCCAGGTTCTTTCTCTCATTCCCTCCAGGATGGTCCCAGTTCCTTTCTCTCATTTCCTCCAGCGTGGTCCCCAGGTTCATTCCCTGGTTTGCTCTGAGGTGGTCCCCAGAGCTGTCCTGCCTTCTCCTCTTCATCAGCACCCCAGACCTTCACTCCAGGACATGAGCTCCTTTCCATGCCCTACCTGCTCCTCTTTCCCTGTTTGGACAGGAATCCCCCAGTTTTCCCGTTCATTGGTTTATTTGGTGGAGCACACGCAGGTGCTGTGACCCCCAGGAAGGTGCAGCCCTCAGGATTTGACCCACACTCCACATCCCCCCACCAGCCCAGAAAGTCAGAAGACTCCTTGTTGACTTTCTTTttccatgaaaacaaaaaaccccaagcacaCACTTCCTAAATCGCCAACAAACACCCAACCAACCGAAACATTCTGAGTTATAACCCAAATACTCTTTAGAAAACGGACCAAAATGGGTTTGGTCACAATCTAAATATTTCCTagcaaacaaaccaaagccTTTTTGGTGATAACCAAACTATTTTCTGGCAAAGGGGCTGTTATTCAGATATTTTCCAGAGCTCGTCCAGGAATGCTCACATCCCAAATCCAAGCGAGACAGCTCTTGGAAAAAGATCTTCTCCATCCCGTGCCAGCACGGGTTCCGTTCCCTCGGGAGCACCGGGTGTGTCCTGAGCTGTGGGTGTGTGTTCCATTTGCCATccctcagagctggggcagttctctgctcaTGGGgcattttctttatctcttccacaccCAATCCTCCCTCCATGAAATCTCTTCTCTTAATGGGCTATTAATTATTCATTAGCTTCTCTTCATGAgcaattattaattatcttctgttcatgggccagcgagtgtccctgcatggctgagaaaattccatcatccatggggaaCTGCTCcacccaggggaggagccaagaatTCCTACTTGGATATaatctgggattttgggatacCAGAACAGCCtttccactgcattcccagaggagcccaggcccatctcccccagccctggagctccagaggaaaactccccccttgtgcaggatcctgctccagcagaagcacagctggcactgcagcagccctggcaggaagGTTGGATTCTGGAGACTGGATAAAAAATTGAATTCTGGCGGAAAGCTGTGGGagtccagagcttccctctggctgccctggcaggtctgggaccctggcaggggtcaggaacccccctggacagagcccccagagacactggctgtgatctctgtccatggaaaagagttttcaatctcacagaATGAATTACCAGCACTGAGGGTTTgatataaggaataattaagtgtggcacgggtgcaaaagtagaattttaggattctagatgaggggtccaaaggggacaagacggaggaaattgggtgtgccttgtcctttttctccttcttcatgccctccatgtttcactgtgctgttggcatttttctgttggttcaggctggggacacactgtccaacgtaggtgacagatattggcacgttattgtaaatccagcacaggtagtttgtggtatttaatgtttgtaccatcccactgagggcagagccccacacgctgccctgcaggacagagctgcggcagggcagcagaacatgttagagataaacagaataaacaaccttgaaacagcacagaccaattatggcttctgctttggcagcggggctgacagacagagactttctacattttgggatcatcaatacctcagattccgacaggaaGCGAGCGCGGTTATCGGAACACCGACAGAGCGCCCGCTCCGGGCACGGACCCGTGGGGCACGGGGGTGAGGTGCCCTCTGCAGCGCCCATCCCACTTTTTGGCACCTCCTGAGCCGAAGTGAGGCAGCgctgagggagctgctccagcaggaattccggatttggggtttccagcagcagagctcgGGATTTCCCTCggggccaggctctgggcattccctctgctttgctttcagtttctcttctctgttGGTTTggtggcccagctccagctcagggaATTCCATCTCTCCACCGCCTTTCCCGGGGTTCTGCAGTGGGGGAGCCCCTGGaacctggagcaggtgaggtTCTCTGGAGACCTCCTGGCCCCTTCCaggacctggaggggctgcaaggagctggagaggggctgttCACCAGGAACTGGAGTGAGGGACAACGGGGAATGGGTTCAGGctgaaagagaggaaatttAGGTcggatattaggaaggaattcttccctgtgagggtggggaggggcggGTGGGATTCCCAGagatgctgtggctgcccctggatccctggaagtgtcccaggccaggctggatggggctgggagcaatctggggtggtgggaggtgtccctgcccatggcaggggtggaacgagatgatttttaagtttcttccaacccaaaccagtctgggattctctgcccctggagcagctgtgttTATGAACCCACACAAGCACTCAGATCCTTCACCAGCCGCTTTTAGTGTTTTGTTTCCAAAACAGAGGTCACAGTACACAGGAACAGCTTCCATCACATCAAAATAAAgattcctctttttcctctgaGCAAAAGATGGGTAAATAAACTGTAAAGACACGGCTGGGCTCCAGGTCAGGCATTTAAACTCCCAAACCAGGTGAGGATCAGCCACTTCTTGATGATTAAAACCTAAAGGGGGCTCtaagggagctggagagggattttggaCAAGGGGATCGAGAGACAGGATgaaggaaatggcttcaaactgacagaggggAAGCAGCACCAGGAACTGCCTTGTAAAGGTCTCCCCATGGGTCACCAGCCAGGACAACCATCCCATTCCGTTTATTCTGTTCAGTTCCACGCTTCAGGGCAaaccaggagctgccctcaggccacagagctgctcttcagAGAGGCACTGCCTGGATTTCCCTGATTTCCCTGGATTTGAACCCAAAGGAACAGTCCCCAGAGCACCTTTGCTCCTCTGCCACATCAGAAATGTTCCGTGGCTGAGGCACCAGCCCAGGTGACAATGACAGGAGGAGTCTGAGGTGACGCTGAAGCATCTGGAAAAATCCCGTTCACTTcgggaaggaaaaacaaatca from Taeniopygia guttata chromosome 26, bTaeGut7.mat, whole genome shotgun sequence includes these protein-coding regions:
- the PGC gene encoding gastricsin isoform X2, with product MKWLLVVLACLQVAEGAVRISLKKGLSIRDKMRAAGVLDDFLRHIKYDPVKKYQPRQGSVVRQPITNHLDSSYFGEISIGEPPQKFLVLFDTGSSNLWVPSTDCKSPACFNHAKFKPSASSTFSPGGRSCTVSYGSGSVTIALGWDTLRIQSITVTQQEFGLSQEEPTQPFYFADFDGILGMAFPSLAVGGTATALGGMLEQEQLAEPVFSFYFSRFAIGQSVTSWCSQGCQAIVDTGTFLLTVPQEYLESILEALGAQETSYGYAVDCADTHSKPHIAFGIGGARLALPPTAYVLNSHGYCTLAMEGTYLPSQDGQPLWILGNVFLKEYYTAFDMANSRVGFAPSA
- the PGC gene encoding gastricsin isoform X1; this translates as MKWLLVVLACLQVAEGAVRISLKKGLSIRDKMRAAGVLDDFLRHIKYDPVKKYQPRQGSVVRQPITNHLDSSYFGEISIGEPPQKFLVLFDTGSSNLWVPSTDCKSPACFNHAKFKPSASSTFSPGGRSCTVSYGSGSVTIALGWDTLRIQSITVTQQEFGLSQEEPTQPFYFADFDGILGMAFPSLAVGGTATALGGMLEQEQLAEPVFSFYFSRQPTYEYGGELILGGIDPRLFQGDIAWAPVTQKLYWQVALEEFAIGQSVTSWCSQGCQAIVDTGTFLLTVPQEYLESILEALGAQETSYGYAVDCADTHSKPHIAFGIGGARLALPPTAYVLNSHGYCTLAMEGTYLPSQDGQPLWILGNVFLKEYYTAFDMANSRVGFAPSA